Proteins encoded in a region of the Ancylobacter sp. SL191 genome:
- a CDS encoding glutamine synthetase family protein, producing MPLPEAADLAAAPSSSRPADEFGAYVAEHGTPDIVEVLLPDTHGVLRGKWIPGTAGGKIWGEGVAIPLSIFGLDIWGREVEETGIHIETGDRDGICRPVAGTLKPVPWSPRPAAQVLISMNEPDGRGGERPWDLDPRHKLAAQVARLAARGLHPCVAFELEFYLLKPAPGPGGVPEPVFPASTSGPARQNMYSMSDLDAYAGLLHEIREAARIQGLPADTVISEAAPGQYEVNLYHRTDAMAAADDAILLRRLIDGVARKHGLRASFMPKPFLDFAGSGMHVHVSLADRTGANAFGQGEAGETLLRNAAAGMLATMADTCVFYVPSYNGFRRLVPGSYAPTSVSWGFDNRAVAVRVPNGGPKARRLEHRIAGADAHPHLVLAGILAGMLEGIEKGLEPPAPLTGNAYEQEAPLLSYDMGEAVRRFAGSEFVGRAFGAQYQRVFAIMKETELLAFERRINLLEYETYL from the coding sequence ATGCCATTGCCCGAAGCTGCGGACCTTGCCGCGGCGCCGTCTTCCTCCCGTCCTGCCGATGAGTTCGGCGCCTATGTCGCCGAACATGGCACCCCCGACATTGTCGAGGTGCTGCTGCCCGACACCCATGGCGTGCTGCGCGGCAAATGGATTCCAGGCACGGCGGGCGGGAAGATCTGGGGTGAGGGTGTGGCGATCCCGCTCTCCATCTTCGGGTTGGACATCTGGGGCCGCGAGGTCGAGGAAACTGGCATCCACATCGAGACCGGCGATCGCGACGGCATTTGCCGCCCGGTGGCGGGCACGCTGAAGCCGGTGCCGTGGTCGCCGCGCCCGGCGGCGCAGGTGCTGATCTCGATGAACGAGCCGGACGGACGCGGCGGCGAGCGGCCATGGGATCTCGATCCGCGCCACAAGCTCGCCGCGCAGGTGGCGCGCCTCGCCGCGCGCGGGCTTCATCCCTGCGTCGCCTTCGAGCTGGAATTCTACCTGCTCAAGCCCGCCCCCGGCCCCGGCGGCGTGCCCGAGCCGGTGTTCCCCGCCTCGACCAGCGGTCCGGCGCGGCAGAACATGTATTCCATGTCCGACCTCGACGCCTATGCCGGGCTGCTGCACGAAATCCGCGAGGCGGCGCGCATCCAGGGCCTGCCGGCCGACACGGTGATTTCCGAGGCCGCTCCCGGCCAGTATGAGGTGAACCTCTATCACCGCACCGACGCCATGGCGGCGGCCGACGATGCGATCCTGCTGCGCCGGCTGATCGACGGCGTCGCCCGCAAGCACGGGCTGCGCGCGAGCTTCATGCCCAAGCCCTTCCTCGACTTCGCCGGCTCGGGCATGCATGTGCATGTGAGCCTTGCCGACCGCACCGGCGCCAATGCCTTCGGCCAGGGCGAGGCGGGCGAGACGCTGCTGCGCAACGCGGCCGCCGGCATGCTCGCCACAATGGCGGATACCTGCGTCTTCTACGTGCCGAGCTATAACGGCTTCCGCCGCCTCGTGCCCGGCAGCTACGCGCCGACCAGCGTGTCGTGGGGCTTCGACAACCGCGCGGTGGCCGTGCGCGTGCCCAATGGCGGGCCGAAGGCGCGCCGGCTGGAGCACCGCATCGCCGGCGCCGATGCTCACCCCCATCTCGTCCTTGCCGGCATCCTCGCGGGAATGCTTGAGGGCATCGAGAAGGGCCTTGAGCCGCCGGCGCCGCTGACCGGCAACGCCTATGAGCAGGAAGCCCCGCTCCTGAGCTACGATATGGGCGAGGCGGTCAGGCGCTTCGCGGGCTCGGAATTCGTCGGCCGGGCCTTCGGCGCCCAGTACCAGCGGGTGTTCGCCATCATGAAGGAGACGGAACTGCTCGCCTTCGAGCGGCGGATCAATCTTCTGGAATACGAGACCTATTTGTGA
- a CDS encoding lipid A biosynthesis lauroyl acyltransferase, with translation MSTDTPPRKPWSLRLRDGFLSAGVWTLTRLLRMQNPQFSAWVGSFWARAIGPFTPIHKAALKNLALAYPEKTEAERREIARGMWDNLGRMAGEFVHLDRIWQYNMWEPAKSRIETTGVSNFVAMRIDGKPALVFTAHLANWELPAIAAAAQGLDSAVLFRAPDNTFFADLLFGARSQVMGNLVAASHVAVFELAAVLDQGKHLGILVDQARKGGPIVQFFGRPCTTNPTIARLARLYECPVHGVRVIRLPEGRFRIQCTPALDLPRDAKGKIDVDGSMQMITSVVEGWVREHPEQWTWFYRRWRI, from the coding sequence ATGAGCACCGACACCCCGCCGCGCAAGCCGTGGAGCCTTCGCCTGCGCGATGGCTTCCTCTCGGCCGGTGTATGGACGCTGACGCGCCTGTTGCGGATGCAGAATCCGCAATTCTCCGCCTGGGTCGGCAGCTTCTGGGCCCGCGCCATCGGGCCCTTCACGCCGATCCACAAGGCGGCGCTGAAGAACCTCGCCCTCGCCTACCCCGAGAAGACCGAGGCCGAGCGCCGGGAAATCGCGCGGGGCATGTGGGACAATCTCGGCCGCATGGCCGGCGAGTTCGTTCATCTCGACCGCATCTGGCAGTACAATATGTGGGAGCCGGCCAAGAGCCGGATCGAGACCACCGGCGTCTCCAACTTCGTCGCCATGCGCATCGACGGCAAGCCGGCGCTGGTGTTCACCGCGCATCTGGCGAACTGGGAACTGCCGGCCATCGCCGCCGCCGCGCAGGGGCTGGACAGCGCCGTGCTGTTCCGCGCGCCGGACAACACCTTCTTCGCCGACCTGCTGTTCGGCGCCCGCAGCCAGGTGATGGGCAACCTCGTCGCCGCCTCGCATGTCGCGGTGTTCGAGCTCGCCGCGGTGCTCGATCAGGGCAAGCATCTCGGCATCCTCGTCGATCAGGCGCGCAAGGGCGGGCCGATCGTGCAGTTCTTCGGCCGGCCCTGCACCACCAACCCCACCATCGCCCGCCTCGCCCGGCTCTATGAATGCCCGGTTCACGGCGTGCGCGTCATCCGCCTACCGGAAGGGCGCTTCCGCATCCAGTGTACCCCCGCCCTCGACCTGCCGCGCGACGCCAAGGGCAAGATCGACGTGGACGGCTCGATGCAGATGATCACCTCGGTCGTCGAAGGCTGGGTCCGCGAGCATCCCGAGCAGTGGACCTGGTTCTACCGCCGCTGGCGGATCTGA
- a CDS encoding aspartate aminotransferase family protein, whose product MPLPTSTAELRALDAAHHLHPFSDTKSLNEEGSRVILKAEGVWLTDSDGNRILDGMSGLWCVNVGYGRQEIVDAVAKQMAELPYYNTFFKTTHRPAIELAAKLAELTPKQFNRVFFTGSGSESNDTVIKLVRRYFQIKGKPEKKVIISRHNAYHGSTVAAGSLGGMSPMHGQSAIIPDIVHIAQPYFWGEARQGETPDEFGLRTARALEATIDALGEDRIAAFIAEPVQGAGGVIIPPATYWPEVARICRERDILFVSDEVICGFGRTGSWFGCETFHTEPDILVMAKGITSGYMPLGGVMVADRVVEVLLEGGDFNHGYTYSGHPAACAAALANLAIMERENLIGRVATDVGPYLKAQWSKLAEHPLVGEAPTLGLLAALELTPDKIGRTKFPDVGKAGTLARDFSFKNNLVMRAVRDRLIIAPPLTISHDEIDELIVRVRKTLDEAHAELKRWGWVH is encoded by the coding sequence ATGCCGCTTCCCACTTCCACCGCCGAACTGCGTGCGCTCGACGCCGCCCATCACCTCCATCCGTTCAGCGATACCAAATCGCTGAACGAGGAAGGCTCGCGCGTCATCCTCAAGGCCGAGGGCGTGTGGCTGACCGACTCGGACGGCAACCGCATCCTCGACGGCATGTCGGGCCTCTGGTGCGTCAATGTCGGCTATGGCCGGCAGGAGATCGTCGATGCTGTCGCCAAGCAGATGGCGGAGCTGCCCTATTACAACACCTTCTTCAAGACGACGCACCGCCCGGCCATCGAGCTGGCCGCCAAGCTCGCCGAGCTGACGCCGAAGCAGTTCAACCGCGTCTTCTTCACCGGCTCGGGCTCGGAGTCGAATGACACCGTCATCAAGCTTGTCCGCCGCTATTTCCAGATCAAGGGCAAGCCGGAGAAGAAGGTCATCATCTCCCGGCACAACGCCTATCACGGCTCCACCGTCGCCGCCGGCAGCCTCGGCGGCATGTCGCCGATGCACGGCCAGAGCGCGATCATTCCCGACATCGTCCACATCGCCCAGCCCTATTTCTGGGGCGAGGCGCGCCAGGGCGAGACGCCGGACGAGTTCGGCCTGCGCACCGCCCGCGCGCTGGAAGCCACCATCGACGCGCTGGGCGAGGACCGCATCGCCGCCTTCATCGCCGAACCGGTACAGGGCGCCGGTGGCGTCATCATCCCGCCCGCGACCTATTGGCCGGAAGTCGCCCGCATCTGCCGCGAGCGCGACATCCTGTTCGTCTCCGACGAGGTGATCTGCGGCTTCGGCCGGACCGGCAGCTGGTTCGGCTGCGAAACCTTCCACACCGAGCCGGACATCCTCGTCATGGCGAAGGGCATCACCTCCGGCTACATGCCGCTGGGCGGGGTGATGGTGGCCGATCGCGTGGTCGAGGTGCTGCTGGAAGGCGGCGACTTCAACCATGGCTACACCTATTCCGGCCACCCGGCCGCCTGCGCCGCCGCGCTCGCCAATCTCGCCATCATGGAGCGGGAGAACCTGATCGGCCGCGTCGCCACCGATGTCGGGCCATATCTGAAGGCGCAGTGGTCCAAGCTCGCCGAGCACCCGCTGGTCGGCGAGGCGCCGACCCTCGGCCTGCTCGCCGCGCTGGAGCTGACGCCGGACAAGATCGGTCGCACCAAGTTCCCCGATGTCGGCAAGGCCGGCACGCTGGCGCGCGACTTCTCCTTCAAGAACAACCTCGTCATGCGCGCGGTGCGCGACCGCCTCATCATCGCCCCGCCGCTCACCATCTCGCATGACGAGATCGACGAGCTGATCGTGCGCGTGCGCAAGACGCTGGACGAGGCCCATGCCGAGCTGAAGCGCTGGGGCTGGGTTCACTGA
- a CDS encoding polyamine ABC transporter substrate-binding protein: MSRLLSTLAAGLLAALAVAPASAQEKVVNVYNWSDYIDESVLEEFTKETGIKVRYDVFDSNEVLETKLLGGKTGYDVVVPTGSFLQRQIQAGVFMKLDKSKLPNLQYQWPVISERLAVYDPGNDYAVNYMWGTTGIGLNVDKVKQRLGDTPLNSWDIVFKPELLGKLKDCGVYMLDGPEEIIPTALRYLGKDPNSKDPADIEAAGKLLAPIRKFVKKFDSSGYINALAGGDICLAVGWSGDVFQAKARAEEAAEKTGKPPINIEYIIPKEGALMWFDNFAIPKDAAHPEEALAFINYMMKPEVAAKNSNFISYASGNEGAQKFIDKAILDNPAIYPDKETLANLFTVTTYPQKVQRVVTKTWTDFKRGK, translated from the coding sequence ATGTCTCGCCTCCTTTCGACACTCGCGGCCGGTCTTCTGGCGGCGCTGGCGGTCGCGCCCGCGTCGGCTCAGGAGAAGGTCGTGAACGTCTACAACTGGTCCGACTATATCGACGAGTCGGTGCTGGAGGAGTTCACCAAGGAAACCGGAATCAAGGTCCGGTACGACGTCTTCGACTCCAACGAGGTGCTTGAGACCAAGCTGCTCGGCGGCAAGACCGGCTATGACGTGGTGGTGCCGACCGGCTCCTTCCTGCAGCGCCAGATCCAGGCCGGCGTGTTCATGAAGCTGGACAAGTCCAAGCTGCCGAACCTGCAGTACCAGTGGCCGGTCATCTCCGAGCGCCTCGCCGTCTATGATCCCGGCAATGACTACGCCGTGAACTATATGTGGGGCACCACCGGCATCGGCCTCAACGTCGACAAGGTGAAGCAGCGCCTCGGCGACACCCCGCTCAACAGCTGGGACATCGTGTTCAAGCCGGAACTGCTGGGCAAGCTGAAGGATTGCGGTGTCTACATGCTGGACGGCCCGGAGGAGATCATTCCCACCGCGCTGCGCTATCTCGGCAAGGATCCGAACTCCAAGGATCCCGCCGACATCGAGGCCGCCGGCAAGCTGCTGGCGCCGATCCGCAAATTCGTGAAGAAGTTCGATTCTTCGGGCTATATCAACGCGCTGGCGGGCGGCGACATCTGCCTCGCGGTCGGCTGGTCGGGCGACGTGTTCCAGGCCAAGGCCCGCGCCGAGGAAGCTGCCGAGAAGACCGGCAAGCCGCCGATCAACATCGAGTACATCATCCCCAAGGAAGGGGCGCTGATGTGGTTCGACAACTTCGCCATCCCGAAGGATGCCGCCCACCCCGAAGAGGCGCTGGCCTTCATCAACTACATGATGAAGCCCGAGGTCGCCGCGAAGAACTCCAACTTCATCTCCTATGCCTCGGGCAATGAGGGGGCGCAGAAGTTCATCGACAAGGCGATCCTCGACAACCCGGCGATCTACCCGGACAAGGAGACGCTGGCCAACCTCTTCACCGTCACCACCTACCCGCAGAAGGTCCAGCGCGTCGTCACCAAGACGTGGACCGATTTCAAGCGCGGCAAGTGA